A genomic window from Flavobacterium johnsoniae includes:
- a CDS encoding MerR family transcriptional regulator yields the protein MLVNELSKKTGLSIHTIRYYENLGMIKGLTDEKVKSNNYKHYDSNTIERLEIIIEAREVGFTLAEIKKILTTWFESTDSKPETLELFQAKIKEIDDKMKYFKQIKQLLEKVCEKLQSND from the coding sequence ATGCTGGTAAACGAATTATCAAAAAAGACAGGATTGTCAATTCATACAATTAGATATTACGAAAATTTAGGAATGATTAAGGGATTGACTGATGAAAAAGTAAAATCTAATAATTATAAACACTATGATAGTAATACTATTGAGCGTTTAGAAATCATTATAGAAGCAAGAGAAGTTGGATTTACTTTAGCAGAAATAAAAAAAATATTGACAACTTGGTTCGAAAGTACTGATTCGAAACCAGAGACACTTGAGCTTTTTCAGGCAAAAATAAAAGAGATTGATGATAAAATGAAATATTTTAAACAGATTAAGCAACTTCTCGAAAAAGTATGCGAGAAATTACAAAGTAATGATTGA
- a CDS encoding acyl-CoA dehydrogenase codes for MDFNLTEEHLMIQQAARDFAQNELLPGVIERDEKQIFPTEQVKKMGELGFMGMMVDPKYGGSGLDAISYVIAMEEISKVDASASVVMSVNNSLVCWGLQEYGTEEQKQKYLPGLASGEIHGAFCLSEPEAGSDATSQKTTAIDMGDHYLVNGTKNWITNGNTASVYLVIAQTHPELKHKGINALIMTKDMPGFSVGPKEQKMGIRGSDTHSLMFSDVKVPKENRIGEDGFGFKFAMKTLAGGRIGIASQALGIASGAYELALKYSKERKAFGIEICNHQAIAFKLADMAVNIEAARHLCMKAAWDKDNHKNYDVSGAMAKLFASQVAMDTAVEAVQIHGGNGYVKEYHVERLMRDAKITQIYEGTSEIQKIVISRAVIAG; via the coding sequence ATGGATTTTAATCTTACCGAAGAACATTTAATGATTCAGCAGGCAGCAAGAGATTTTGCTCAAAATGAATTATTGCCTGGAGTTATTGAACGTGATGAAAAACAAATATTTCCAACAGAGCAAGTTAAAAAAATGGGAGAACTTGGATTTATGGGTATGATGGTTGATCCTAAATATGGAGGAAGCGGGCTTGATGCTATTTCTTACGTTATTGCTATGGAGGAAATTTCTAAAGTTGATGCTTCTGCTTCAGTAGTAATGTCTGTGAATAATTCTCTAGTTTGCTGGGGATTACAAGAATATGGAACTGAAGAACAAAAACAAAAATATTTACCAGGTTTGGCTTCTGGAGAAATTCACGGAGCTTTTTGCTTAAGTGAGCCTGAAGCAGGAAGTGACGCAACTTCTCAAAAAACAACAGCAATTGATATGGGCGATCATTATTTAGTTAATGGAACCAAAAACTGGATTACAAACGGAAACACAGCATCTGTATATTTAGTAATTGCTCAAACTCATCCAGAATTGAAGCATAAAGGAATTAATGCTTTGATTATGACGAAAGATATGCCAGGTTTCTCTGTTGGTCCAAAAGAGCAAAAAATGGGAATTCGCGGTTCTGATACACATTCTCTAATGTTTTCTGATGTGAAAGTTCCAAAAGAAAACAGAATTGGTGAGGATGGTTTTGGATTTAAATTTGCAATGAAAACTCTTGCTGGAGGTAGAATTGGTATTGCTTCTCAAGCGTTAGGAATTGCATCTGGAGCTTATGAATTGGCTTTAAAATATTCTAAAGAGCGTAAAGCATTTGGAATTGAAATCTGTAATCATCAGGCAATTGCTTTTAAATTGGCAGATATGGCGGTTAATATCGAAGCCGCTCGTCATTTATGTATGAAAGCCGCTTGGGATAAAGACAATCATAAAAATTACGACGTGAGCGGCGCGATGGCAAAATTATTTGCTTCACAAGTGGCAATGGACACTGCTGTAGAGGCAGTTCAAATTCACGGAGGAAATGGTTATGTAAAAGAATATCATGTTGAGCGCTTAATGCGTGATGCAAAAATTACTCAGATTTACGAAGGAACTTCTGAAATTCAGAAAATCGTAATTTCAAGAGCCGTTATCGCTGGATAA
- a CDS encoding MotA/TolQ/ExbB proton channel family protein yields MFSFIQLQTDTIANASNVVIEKIAPENEISMFGFIMKGGVFLIPIAILLFYTIYVIFERYMYISRASKIDGRLMQDVGDKLHSGNIELARTIVERNNTAAGNILKEGVLVIGRPIAEIESNMDRAADIEIGEMERRLGHLGLIAGIAPTLGFIGTISGVIKIFYSISVTENISIGNISGGLYEKMISSGSGLIVGIIAYSAYHLLNGKIDDFALKIQKQILEFVNIIQRA; encoded by the coding sequence ATGTTTAGTTTTATTCAATTACAAACAGATACAATCGCAAATGCTTCAAATGTAGTGATCGAAAAGATTGCACCAGAAAACGAAATTTCAATGTTTGGGTTTATAATGAAAGGGGGAGTTTTCTTAATTCCGATCGCGATTTTATTGTTTTATACTATTTATGTGATTTTTGAACGTTATATGTACATCAGCCGAGCATCTAAAATTGATGGTAGATTAATGCAAGATGTTGGTGATAAATTGCATTCTGGAAATATTGAATTGGCAAGAACAATTGTTGAAAGAAATAATACTGCCGCTGGAAATATTTTGAAAGAAGGAGTTTTAGTTATCGGAAGACCAATCGCTGAAATTGAATCTAATATGGACCGTGCTGCCGATATCGAAATTGGCGAAATGGAAAGACGTTTAGGTCATCTTGGACTTATTGCAGGTATTGCGCCAACTCTTGGTTTCATTGGAACGATTTCTGGGGTTATCAAAATTTTCTACAGTATTTCGGTTACAGAAAATATTAGTATCGGAAACATTTCTGGAGGTTTATATGAAAAAATGATTAGTTCAGGTTCTGGGTTAATTGTTGGTATTATTGCGTATTCTGCATACCATTTATTAAACGGAAAAATTGATGATTTTGCCTTAAAAATTCAGAAACAGATTTTAGAGTTTGTCAACATAATTCAAAGAGCATAA
- a CDS encoding NUDIX domain-containing protein, with translation MSELIGFNVRVYAFCINENKILALHEKYAGTQICKLPGGGLEFGEGTIECLHREFEEELNLKIEILEHHYTQEDFIESRIKDNKQILNIYYTVKILNLEDLHVQIPGLEKLEWINIDSENPFVLKADIIAFEKLRKKII, from the coding sequence ATGAGCGAATTAATCGGATTTAATGTTAGAGTTTATGCCTTTTGTATAAATGAAAATAAAATTCTTGCACTACATGAAAAATATGCAGGAACACAAATATGCAAATTACCAGGAGGCGGACTTGAATTTGGAGAAGGCACTATTGAATGTCTTCATCGAGAATTTGAAGAGGAATTAAACTTGAAAATCGAAATATTAGAGCATCATTATACACAAGAAGATTTCATTGAATCTCGCATAAAAGACAATAAACAGATTCTTAATATTTATTACACAGTCAAAATTCTTAATCTGGAAGATTTACACGTTCAAATTCCTGGATTGGAAAAATTAGAATGGATAAATATCGATTCAGAGAATCCGTTTGTTCTAAAAGCTGATATAATTGCATTTGAGAAATTACGAAAGAAAATCATCTAA
- a CDS encoding ABC transporter ATP-binding protein: protein MIEVKNIEKSFGDSKVLKGVSTVFETGKTNLIIGQSGSGKTVLLKTLLGIHTPDSGTIEFDGRVYSDLDKDEKRELRTEIGMVFQGSALFDSMTVAENVAFPLRMFTNNTKAQIKERVDFVLERVNLVEAHKKLPSEISGGMQKRVAIARAIVNNPKYLFCDEPNSGLDPNTSTLIDNLIQEITKEYNITTVINTHDMNSVMEIGENIVFLKKGIKAWQGTKEEIFVTDNKDIVKFVYSSNLFKKVREAYLKDIK from the coding sequence ATGATAGAAGTAAAAAATATAGAAAAATCATTTGGTGATAGTAAAGTTTTAAAAGGCGTTTCGACGGTTTTTGAAACTGGAAAAACCAATTTAATTATCGGACAAAGTGGATCTGGAAAAACAGTTTTATTAAAAACGCTTTTAGGAATTCACACGCCAGATTCTGGAACAATCGAATTTGACGGAAGAGTTTATTCTGATTTGGACAAAGATGAAAAACGTGAATTGAGAACTGAAATTGGAATGGTATTTCAAGGTTCTGCATTATTTGATTCGATGACAGTTGCAGAAAATGTAGCTTTCCCGTTGAGAATGTTCACCAATAATACTAAAGCACAAATTAAAGAACGTGTTGATTTTGTTTTAGAAAGAGTAAATCTTGTTGAAGCACATAAAAAATTACCTTCTGAGATTTCTGGAGGTATGCAAAAACGTGTGGCAATTGCACGTGCGATTGTAAATAATCCAAAGTATTTATTTTGTGATGAACCAAACTCTGGTCTTGACCCAAATACTTCAACTTTGATTGATAATTTGATTCAGGAAATTACAAAAGAATACAATATTACAACGGTAATTAACACACACGATATGAACTCTGTGATGGAAATTGGTGAAAATATTGTTTTTCTAAAGAAAGGAATAAAAGCTTGGCAGGGAACGAAAGAAGAAATTTTTGTTACCGATAATAAAGATATCGTCAAATTCGTTTACTCATCTAATCTATTTAAGAAAGTTAGAGAAGCTTATTTGAAAGACATAAAATAA
- a CDS encoding energy transducer TonB, translated as MSSSISSDQKKSLLFTTAIYAAIILLLFFIRFWPPYNPENNVALADGGGGGGGVTVNFGDSDLGSGSNYKSEVLNVKNNVKQVQAKAAPEEAIVTQENSVADKTDVVIPTKEKPKKPVPVTKPETKPAPEKPKVSNSTNDALSSIMKGSNKGGDGDDKVAGNKGKSNGSLNSNGYYGSGGSGGGTGGGNGTGNGIGTGSGYGAGSGGGSGGGSGYSLGNRKALSKPAPKYTCNEEGKVVVEVSVDQNGKTISATPGIKGTTNTAKCLLDQARIAAMNTKWESDSDAPAKQVGKIIYNFSLD; from the coding sequence ATGAGTTCCTCAATTTCTTCAGATCAAAAGAAATCATTGCTATTCACAACTGCTATTTATGCAGCAATAATTCTATTGCTGTTTTTTATACGTTTTTGGCCACCATATAACCCAGAAAACAATGTCGCTCTTGCTGATGGCGGCGGTGGCGGTGGCGGCGTGACAGTAAATTTTGGTGACAGCGATTTAGGTTCTGGCTCTAATTATAAAAGTGAAGTTCTGAATGTAAAAAACAATGTAAAACAAGTTCAGGCAAAAGCTGCTCCAGAAGAAGCAATTGTCACTCAGGAAAATTCAGTTGCTGATAAAACAGATGTTGTAATTCCGACAAAAGAAAAACCTAAAAAACCTGTTCCTGTTACAAAACCAGAGACCAAACCCGCTCCTGAAAAACCAAAAGTTTCAAATTCAACAAACGATGCTTTATCAAGTATTATGAAAGGTTCCAACAAAGGCGGTGACGGAGATGATAAAGTCGCAGGAAATAAAGGAAAATCTAACGGAAGTTTAAATTCTAACGGATATTATGGTTCTGGTGGCTCTGGCGGAGGAACCGGAGGAGGTAACGGAACCGGAAATGGTATTGGAACCGGAAGTGGTTACGGCGCTGGAAGCGGTGGCGGTTCTGGCGGAGGCTCAGGATATTCTTTGGGGAATAGAAAAGCATTATCTAAACCTGCACCGAAATATACTTGCAACGAAGAAGGAAAAGTAGTTGTTGAAGTAAGCGTCGATCAAAATGGAAAAACGATAAGTGCAACTCCAGGAATTAAAGGAACTACAAATACTGCAAAATGCTTATTAGATCAAGCAAGAATTGCGGCAATGAATACCAAATGGGAATCTGACAGTGATGCTCCAGCAAAACAAGTTGGGAAAATTATTTATAATTTTAGTTTGGATTAA
- a CDS encoding M28 family peptidase, producing the protein MKKLYFLLPFIFIACKSSTTNVAEKDSKSDSKIIEVNYKVSETEISDFLKYLSSDELEGRETGTKGIEKAAVFLEDFLKKNNIKPYFKTYRDTLTNFKTPAFNIVGVIEGTDPELKKEFVVLSAHYDHIGMEKKEQADKINNGANDDASGVTSVAAMAKYFAKTKANKRSILIAFFAGEEKGLLGSKSLVQKLKKQDFNLYTQLNIEMIGVPMKRDYLAYITGFDKSNMASKINEYTGKNTIGFLPKEAEYELFYRSDNYSFYDVFKKPCQSISTFDFENFDFYHHVSDEFKLMDIPHITAFTQELLPAVTKISVSPTQEITMNK; encoded by the coding sequence ATGAAAAAATTATACTTTTTGCTTCCTTTCATTTTCATAGCTTGTAAATCTAGCACCACAAATGTGGCTGAAAAAGATTCTAAATCAGATTCGAAAATAATAGAAGTTAATTACAAAGTAAGCGAAACTGAAATCTCAGATTTCTTGAAATATCTTTCTTCAGATGAATTAGAAGGACGTGAAACAGGAACAAAAGGAATAGAAAAAGCTGCTGTATTTTTAGAAGATTTTCTAAAAAAGAATAATATTAAACCGTATTTTAAAACTTATCGAGATACGTTGACAAACTTTAAAACTCCCGCTTTTAATATTGTTGGAGTTATAGAAGGTACAGATCCAGAACTTAAAAAAGAATTTGTTGTTTTAAGTGCGCACTACGATCATATCGGAATGGAGAAAAAAGAACAAGCAGATAAAATTAATAATGGTGCCAATGATGATGCTTCGGGCGTAACGTCTGTTGCGGCGATGGCTAAATATTTTGCTAAAACTAAAGCGAATAAACGCAGTATATTAATTGCCTTTTTTGCTGGAGAAGAAAAAGGATTATTAGGCTCAAAAAGTTTAGTTCAGAAATTGAAAAAACAAGATTTTAATCTTTATACTCAATTAAATATCGAAATGATCGGAGTGCCGATGAAAAGAGATTATCTAGCATATATAACTGGTTTTGATAAATCAAATATGGCATCAAAAATTAATGAATATACAGGAAAAAATACTATTGGGTTTTTGCCAAAAGAGGCTGAATACGAATTATTCTACAGATCAGATAACTATTCATTTTACGATGTTTTCAAAAAACCTTGCCAATCGATAAGTACTTTTGATTTTGAAAATTTTGATTTTTATCATCATGTTTCAGACGAATTTAAATTAATGGATATTCCACATATCACGGCATTTACTCAAGAATTATTGCCGGCCGTTACCAAAATTTCGGTTTCGCCAACTCAAGAAATAACGATGAATAAATAA
- a CDS encoding SDR family NAD(P)-dependent oxidoreductase: MKNIIVTGTSRGIGYELALKFAEAGHQVLAISRKIPQSLLEHQNVICLSIDLADENALQEVNQFLSSTWKKVDAVVHNAGALLLKPFAETTQADFESIYKVNVFAVANLTRICIPYLEKGSHVVTISSIGGVRGSLKFAGLTAYSSSKGAVITLTELLAEEYKEKGISFNVLALGSVQTEMLNEAFPGYQAPISAEGMATYIYDFTLNGNKYFNGKVLEVSSTNP, translated from the coding sequence ATGAAAAATATTATCGTTACAGGAACAAGCAGAGGAATTGGTTATGAATTAGCTTTGAAATTTGCTGAAGCCGGCCATCAAGTGTTGGCTATTTCTAGAAAAATTCCACAATCTTTATTAGAACATCAAAATGTTATTTGCCTTTCTATCGACTTGGCAGATGAAAATGCTTTGCAAGAAGTGAATCAGTTTCTTTCTTCCACTTGGAAAAAAGTAGATGCAGTCGTTCATAACGCTGGCGCTTTACTTTTAAAACCTTTTGCAGAAACAACTCAAGCAGATTTTGAAAGTATTTACAAAGTAAACGTTTTTGCAGTTGCAAATTTAACCCGAATTTGTATTCCATATTTAGAAAAGGGAAGTCACGTAGTTACGATCAGTTCTATTGGTGGCGTTCGCGGAAGTTTAAAATTTGCAGGATTGACAGCTTATAGCTCAAGTAAAGGCGCCGTAATTACTTTGACAGAATTATTGGCAGAGGAATACAAGGAAAAAGGAATTTCATTTAATGTTTTAGCATTAGGTTCTGTTCAGACAGAAATGTTAAACGAAGCTTTTCCTGGTTATCAAGCGCCAATTTCTGCTGAAGGAATGGCAACATATATTTATGATTTTACGCTTAATGGCAATAAATATTTTAACGGAAAAGTACTTGAAGTTTCTTCGACTAATCCTTGA
- a CDS encoding bifunctional folylpolyglutamate synthase/dihydrofolate synthase: protein MNYQETTEWMFNQLPMYQLQGASAYKEDLTNIKILTKHLGNPQNKLRCIHVAGTNGKGSTSHMLSSVLQEAGYKVGLYTSPHLKDFRERIKINGQEISEEFVIEFVAKHKSFFEDNDMSFFEMTVGLAFDYFATEKTDIAIIEVGLGGRLDATNIIMPLVSVITNIGLDHTQFLGNTLEAIAGEKAGIIKPNVPVVIGEYTDETKPVFLAKAKENAPIYWASDLIDQIYLSDLIGDYQFHNKKTVQQTISILNNETDFKISTEQLKEGLLHVVKNTGLQGRWQQLGENPKIICDTAHNKHGLTVVMNQLKNEKYEKLHIVFGVVNDKDLDSILPLFPKEAQYYFCHPNSSRALPAETLKNEAEKFNLIGEKYDSVEIAFAEAKKNASENDFIYVGGSTFVVAELPLN from the coding sequence ATGAACTATCAAGAGACTACGGAATGGATGTTTAATCAACTTCCAATGTACCAATTGCAGGGAGCTTCAGCTTATAAAGAAGATTTAACGAATATCAAAATATTAACAAAGCATCTAGGCAATCCTCAAAATAAATTGAGATGCATTCATGTGGCTGGCACAAACGGAAAAGGTTCTACTTCGCATATGTTATCTTCGGTTCTTCAAGAAGCAGGCTACAAAGTCGGTTTGTATACTTCTCCGCATTTAAAAGATTTTAGAGAAAGAATCAAAATAAACGGTCAAGAAATCTCAGAAGAGTTTGTTATTGAATTCGTTGCAAAACATAAATCTTTTTTTGAAGATAATGATATGAGTTTCTTCGAAATGACTGTTGGTTTGGCTTTTGATTATTTCGCAACTGAAAAAACTGATATTGCGATTATTGAAGTTGGTCTTGGCGGAAGACTCGACGCAACAAATATTATAATGCCTTTGGTTTCGGTAATTACCAATATTGGTTTAGATCATACGCAGTTTTTAGGAAATACTTTAGAAGCAATTGCGGGTGAAAAAGCGGGAATTATAAAACCAAATGTTCCTGTTGTTATTGGTGAATATACCGATGAAACAAAACCAGTCTTTTTGGCTAAAGCCAAAGAAAACGCACCGATTTATTGGGCTTCAGATTTAATTGATCAAATTTATTTATCGGATTTAATTGGAGATTATCAGTTTCACAATAAAAAAACGGTTCAGCAGACGATTTCAATTTTGAATAATGAAACCGATTTTAAAATTTCGACCGAACAATTAAAAGAAGGTTTGCTGCATGTTGTAAAAAACACTGGTTTGCAAGGCAGATGGCAGCAATTGGGAGAAAACCCGAAAATAATCTGCGACACGGCACACAACAAACACGGATTAACGGTTGTAATGAATCAGCTGAAAAATGAGAAATACGAGAAACTGCATATTGTTTTTGGTGTTGTAAATGACAAAGATTTAGATTCTATATTGCCACTTTTCCCAAAAGAAGCACAATATTATTTCTGTCATCCCAATTCGTCGCGAGCTTTACCTGCCGAAACTTTAAAAAATGAAGCAGAAAAATTCAATTTAATAGGAGAAAAATATGACTCTGTAGAAATCGCTTTCGCGGAAGCAAAGAAAAACGCCTCAGAAAATGATTTTATTTATGTTGGCGGAAGCACTTTTGTTGTTGCCGAATTGCCTTTGAACTGA
- a CDS encoding SprT-like domain-containing protein: protein MSDTLAKYIPEHAVKPVFDLIVANQVHLKIVNERQTRHGDYRRGPSGKHEITVNASLNKYRFLITLIHEIAHLVAFEKFGRNIKPHGNEWKYTFQRLMVPFIRPEIFPGQILPLLARHFKNPSASSDTDTTLSLALKQYDKDNDKNYVFEIPYGSVFRIKNGKIFKKIAVRTKRFECLEISSGKTYLFNPNAEVELINVQ from the coding sequence TTGAGCGACACTTTAGCTAAATACATTCCCGAACACGCAGTAAAACCTGTTTTCGATTTGATTGTGGCCAATCAGGTACACTTAAAAATTGTAAACGAGCGTCAGACACGCCACGGCGATTACAGACGTGGACCGAGCGGAAAGCATGAAATTACTGTGAATGCAAGTTTAAATAAGTATCGTTTTTTAATTACGCTCATTCATGAAATTGCACATTTGGTTGCTTTCGAAAAATTCGGACGAAATATAAAACCACACGGAAATGAATGGAAATATACTTTTCAGCGTTTAATGGTGCCGTTTATACGGCCAGAAATATTTCCGGGACAGATTTTACCTTTGTTGGCGAGACATTTCAAAAATCCGTCTGCAAGCAGTGATACAGATACAACTTTGTCTTTGGCATTAAAACAATATGATAAGGATAATGATAAAAATTACGTTTTCGAAATTCCGTATGGAAGTGTTTTTAGAATCAAAAATGGTAAAATTTTTAAAAAGATAGCCGTTAGAACAAAACGTTTTGAGTGTTTAGAAATCAGTTCAGGAAAGACTTATCTTTTCAATCCCAATGCGGAAGTTGAATTGATAAATGTTCAATAA
- a CDS encoding chalcone isomerase family protein — protein sequence MKKILLFLTLLLSLQFSTVSAQTQIDVNGVTVPRKIEFLGKTLQLNGAGGRSKMWMEVYVQALYLSQLTQDPQFIIDSDTEMAIRIEITSSMVSSNKLTKAMNTGFEKSAGAQLEQLRPRIEQLKSYLSDAITEKDVFILAYNPLDQNVYVSKNEVLKGKIPGFDFKKALFGIWLSDKPVDETLKKHLLGQ from the coding sequence ATGAAAAAGATTTTACTATTCCTCACACTCCTTTTAAGCTTACAATTTTCTACCGTTTCGGCACAAACTCAAATCGATGTTAATGGTGTAACTGTTCCTAGAAAAATAGAATTTCTGGGCAAAACTTTACAATTAAATGGTGCGGGCGGAAGATCTAAAATGTGGATGGAAGTTTACGTGCAAGCACTGTATTTATCTCAATTAACGCAAGATCCCCAATTTATTATAGACAGCGATACCGAAATGGCGATCCGAATTGAAATCACTTCTTCAATGGTTTCTTCTAACAAATTGACTAAAGCAATGAACACTGGTTTTGAAAAATCTGCTGGAGCACAATTAGAACAATTACGCCCGAGAATCGAGCAGTTAAAAAGCTATTTGAGTGATGCCATTACAGAAAAAGATGTATTCATTTTAGCTTACAATCCTTTGGATCAAAATGTTTATGTTAGCAAAAATGAAGTTCTAAAAGGAAAAATTCCTGGATTCGATTTCAAAAAAGCATTATTCGGAATCTGGCTTTCAGATAAACCAGTGGACGAAACTTTGAAAAAACATTTATTAGGGCAATAG
- a CDS encoding Glu/Leu/Phe/Val dehydrogenase dimerization domain-containing protein, whose amino-acid sequence MKDLLQQFENKAPEIVFNWKDSETEAEGWTVINSLRGGAAGGGTRMRKGLDMNEVLSLAKTMEVKFSVSGPAIGGAKSGINFDPNDPRKKGVLQRWYKAVSPLLKSYYGTGGDLNVDEIHEVIPMTEECGVWHPQEGVFNGHFKPTEADKINRIGQLRQGVIKVIENPKFSPDVTRKYTVADMITGFGVAEAVRHFYATYGGEIKGKKAIVQGFGNVGSAAAFYLAEMGAKVIGIIDRDGGLIKEEGFSFEEIKTLFLNKDGNKLVADNMIPFEEINAKIWTIGAEIFTPCAASRLVTQAQIDSLIANGLEVISCGANVPFADKEIFFGSIMEQVDQKVSLIPDFISNCGMARVFAYFMEKKVQMTDEAIFNDTSEIIKNAIIKAHALNSSKTNISATAFEIALKQLV is encoded by the coding sequence ATGAAAGATTTATTACAACAATTTGAAAACAAGGCACCTGAAATTGTTTTTAATTGGAAAGATTCAGAAACAGAAGCCGAAGGGTGGACTGTAATTAATTCACTTCGCGGAGGAGCTGCTGGTGGAGGAACAAGAATGAGAAAAGGTTTAGACATGAACGAAGTTTTGTCTCTAGCAAAAACTATGGAAGTTAAATTCTCTGTTTCTGGTCCTGCAATTGGTGGCGCTAAATCTGGAATAAATTTTGATCCAAACGATCCTCGCAAAAAAGGTGTTTTACAACGTTGGTACAAAGCGGTTTCTCCTTTATTAAAAAGTTACTACGGAACTGGAGGAGATTTAAATGTTGATGAGATTCACGAAGTAATTCCAATGACAGAAGAATGTGGAGTTTGGCATCCTCAGGAAGGTGTTTTCAACGGACATTTTAAACCTACAGAAGCAGATAAAATCAATAGAATTGGACAATTGCGTCAAGGGGTAATTAAGGTTATTGAAAACCCGAAATTCTCGCCAGACGTTACAAGAAAATATACGGTTGCAGATATGATTACTGGTTTTGGTGTTGCAGAAGCAGTTCGTCATTTTTACGCAACTTACGGCGGAGAAATAAAAGGCAAAAAAGCAATCGTTCAAGGTTTTGGAAATGTAGGTTCTGCTGCTGCTTTTTACTTAGCTGAAATGGGCGCAAAAGTTATCGGAATTATTGATCGCGATGGCGGATTAATTAAAGAAGAAGGTTTTTCTTTTGAAGAAATTAAAACGTTGTTTTTAAATAAAGACGGAAATAAACTAGTTGCTGACAATATGATTCCGTTTGAAGAAATCAATGCTAAAATCTGGACAATTGGCGCTGAAATTTTCACGCCTTGTGCAGCTTCAAGATTGGTTACTCAAGCTCAAATCGACAGCTTAATTGCAAACGGATTAGAAGTAATCTCTTGTGGAGCGAATGTTCCTTTTGCTGATAAAGAAATTTTCTTTGGCTCCATTATGGAGCAAGTTGACCAAAAAGTAAGTTTGATTCCTGACTTTATCTCAAACTGCGGAATGGCAAGAGTTTTTGCTTATTTCATGGAGAAAAAAGTGCAAATGACAGACGAAGCTATTTTTAACGATACTTCAGAAATTATAAAAAATGCGATTATAAAAGCTCATGCTTTGAATTCGTCTAAAACAAATATTAGTGCAACAGCTTTTGAAATTGCATTGAAACAGTTAGTGTAA
- a CDS encoding ExbD/TolR family protein — MSIKRKRRFHAEVATSSLSDIMFFLLLFFLIISTLANPNVIKMTLPKAKSNEKTNKQLISLSVTEDKKFYIDKEQVDFENLETSLMSKIGTDKEQTVVVRIPFNLQVQDLVDVLQIGVRNNLKFVIATSPK; from the coding sequence ATGTCTATTAAAAGAAAAAGAAGATTTCATGCTGAAGTAGCGACTTCATCTTTGAGCGACATTATGTTCTTCCTGTTGTTGTTTTTCTTAATTATCTCAACGCTGGCAAACCCGAATGTGATCAAAATGACGCTTCCAAAAGCAAAATCTAATGAAAAGACCAATAAACAATTAATTAGTTTATCGGTTACAGAAGATAAAAAGTTCTACATTGACAAAGAACAAGTTGATTTTGAAAACCTAGAAACTAGTTTAATGTCTAAAATAGGAACAGATAAAGAGCAAACCGTTGTCGTTCGAATTCCATTTAACCTGCAAGTTCAGGATTTAGTAGATGTTTTACAAATAGGAGTAAGGAACAATCTGAAGTTTGTAATTGCAACAAGTCCGAAGTAG